The following proteins are encoded in a genomic region of Gossypium hirsutum isolate 1008001.06 chromosome D05, Gossypium_hirsutum_v2.1, whole genome shotgun sequence:
- the LOC107914087 gene encoding uncharacterized protein: MGKKRKSIATSLDEVDRTMYASFCSAANSLSHLYTQTMNQQKLSFQAGKRHGLEKIYQWIWRQQEGGSRVTTMDILSYLQNELDYGEEPSTSPRAPSEQQHSQPAMQFMNTGFMVSTGSSGQTAVQGTRPDHCDQQSKNLVFSNALSSPVRRSLQHYHIAQEGYCPNGGLPSGNGARNNEPSFLQNQTRDSNPLSSNDSSMDMHADSPSHESTY, encoded by the exons ATGGGGAAGAAAAGGAAGTCGATAGCGACGAGCCTCGATGAGGTTGATCGGACTATGTACGCCTCCTTTTGCAGCGCCGCTAACTCCTTGTCTCACCTTTATACTCAGACCATGAATCAGCAAAAACTCTCCTTCCAAGCTGGCAAACGCCATGGCCTT GAAAAAATCTATCAGTGGATTTGGAGACAACAAGAGGGAGGATCAAGAGTTACAACAATGGATATCCTCAGTTACCTTCAG AATGAACTGGACTATGGTGAAGAGCCATCAACGTCACCTAGAGCACCAAGCGAACAGCAGCATTCCCAGCCTGCAATGCAGTTCATGAATACCGGTTTCATGGTCTCTACAGGCTCATCTGGCCAAACTGCTGTGCAGGGAACTCGCCCTGACCATTGTGATCAGCAGTCCAAAAATTTAGTGTTCTCAAATGCTTTATCAAGTCCTGTTCGTCGGAGTCTCCAGCATTACCACATTGCTCAAGAAGGCTACTGTCCTAATGGCGGCCTTCCTTCAGGAAATGGAGCCAGGAACAATGAACCTAGCTTTCTCCAAAACCAGACTAGGGATTCAAATCCTCTCAGCTCTAATGACTCCTCAATGGACATGCATGCCGATAGTCCATCTCATGAATCTACCTACTGA